From Haloarcula rubripromontorii:
AAAACTGGCCGACCGCGGGCTGATCGAACGCGAGAAGTACAAGGGTGTCCAGACAACCCCGGAAGGTGAGACGGTCGCCCTGGAGATCATCCGCCATCACCGCCTGCTCGAGACGTTTCTCACCGAGCAGTTGGGGTACGACTGGGCCGAGGTTCACGAGGAAGCGGAGGTGCTCGAACACCACATCAGCGAGGAGTTCGAACGCCGAGTTGCGGCGGTCCTCGACGAACCGAAGTTCGACCCCCACGGGGACCCGATTCCCAGCGACTCGCTCGACCCCCTCGAAGACGAGTCCGCGACGGCGCTGTCAGAGCACAGCGAAGGCGGGCGACTCGAAGTCGCACGTGTCCGGGACCGCGACCCCGACGAACTCACGTATCTCTCCGACGCCGGCATCACGCCGGGGACCGTGTTGACAGTCGAGGAAGTCGCGCCCATCGGGATGGTGACGGTCCAGCTAGAGAGCGGGTCGTCAGTGTCGCTTCCGGACCATATCGCCGATGCGATTCAGGTCCGCGCACCGGAGACGCAGGGCGAGGACGGAGTGAGCCAGGCGTGAGCGACGCGACGTGGCTGACAGTGGTCGCGATAGCAGCCGGTGCGCAGCTAGCGGTCCTCCCCGGCGAGAAAGTCCAGTTCATCATCGCCGGCCTGTCGACGCGGTTCAATCCGTTCCTCGTCGTCAGCGCCGCGGGCACCGCCTTCGCCGGCTGGACGGCACTGGAAATCTGGTTCGGCTCCGCAATCACGGCGGTACTACCCGGTATCGTTCTCGAAAGCCTCACCGCGGGGATGTTCCTGCTGTTTGCGATACTGCTGCTCCGCAGTGCCCCGGCAGCCGACGCAGAGCAACAGGAACCCGCGTCCGGTTTCACCACTGACGGCGGACAGCTAGACGTTCGCGTTCCCGTCGTCGACTGGCAAGTGCCCAACAAGCTCGGCGGCTTCCTGCCCATCTTCGCGATGATGGCCTTCGGCGAGTTCGGGGACAAGACCCAGCTCATCACCATCACGCTTGCCGCCCAGTACAGCGCCCACGCCAGCGCTATCTGGACCGGAGAGATGCTCGCCATCATTCCAGTGAGCCTCGTCAACGCGCTGTTTTTCCACCGTTTCACCCACCGTTTCGACCTGCGGAAAGCACACTTCCTCGGCGCAGGGCTGTTCCTGTTTTTCGCCGCGGACTTCGCCCTGAGCGTGACGATGGGGTTCTCGCTGTGGGAAACGATAGTCTCGGCCATCGCGGCGCAGGTGGGCGTCTGAGAAGCGCCGCGTCATTTCGGATGCGGCCCTGCTGGTGAGTGGTCTCAGTCCTGACTGATGCTGTCGAGATCCCGATTTTTATCCGGAGCGCCCCTCTGTCGGGCTTTCCCGGCAAGGACTGAGAGGACGTAGATCCCCACTGCGACGAGAACAATGACGCCGCCGGCTGTCGCACCGACGTAGTACGAGATACCGATGCCGAGCAGGACGGCGAGTTCGGCCAGCACAATCGAGACCAGCAGCGATTCCGAGAAGCTCCGGGACACCTGCGTCGCGCCGGCGACCGGGACGACGAGCATGGCCGCGACGAGGATGACGCCCATGATCTGCATCGCACCGACGACGACGAGCGCCGTCAGCATCACCATAATCCGGTTGTACCAGGCGACCGGCAGTCCGGAGACGGCGGCAGCGGTTTCGTCAAACGTGACGTACAGTAATTGGTTTCTGGTGATCCCGACCGTTGCGACGATGACGCTGAACAGCCCGAGCATGATGACCGCGTTCTCGGCAGACACCGTCGAGAGGTTACCGAAGAGGTACTGATTGATGCCCACGGCCAGCCCGCCGGCGTTGAGGCTGATGAGGACCGTGCCAAGCGCGAACCCCGTCGAGAGGACAATCGCCATCGACACGTCGTTGTAGGCGTCGGTCGCCTCGGAGATGAGTTCGATGAGCAGCGCCGCGATAACGGCCACGACGACAGCGGTGAGATACGGCGAAACGCTCAGTTCAAGGACAGCGTTGAGGAACAGCCCGACTGCGACGCCGGCGAAGGCTGTGTGTGCGAGTGCGTCCCCGATGAGGGCGAGCTGGCGGTGGACGAGAAAAGTCCCGATCAACGGCGCGATGACGCCGACACACAGCCCGACCAGTATCGCCCGGTACATGAACGTGTACTCGGGGTTGATTAGCTCCAATCCGGTCAGGTGGTAGAGCAGTGCCAGAAGCCAGTACCACGCTTCGAGGACCGGAAGGAACGCCTCGTAGACGCCGCC
This genomic window contains:
- a CDS encoding metal ABC transporter permease yields the protein MTLAFAAGGVYEAFLPVLEAWYWLLALLYHLTGLELINPEYTFMYRAILVGLCVGVIAPLIGTFLVHRQLALIGDALAHTAFAGVAVGLFLNAVLELSVSPYLTAVVVAVIAALLIELISEATDAYNDVSMAIVLSTGFALGTVLISLNAGGLAVGINQYLFGNLSTVSAENAVIMLGLFSVIVATVGITRNQLLYVTFDETAAAVSGLPVAWYNRIMVMLTALVVVGAMQIMGVILVAAMLVVPVAGATQVSRSFSESLLVSIVLAELAVLLGIGISYYVGATAGGVIVLVAVGIYVLSVLAGKARQRGAPDKNRDLDSISQD
- a CDS encoding metal-dependent transcriptional regulator, with the translated sequence MLSAKMEDYLKAIYRLERDGDPPIAPSTIAEMLDVTAPTVTSMVEKLADRGLIEREKYKGVQTTPEGETVALEIIRHHRLLETFLTEQLGYDWAEVHEEAEVLEHHISEEFERRVAAVLDEPKFDPHGDPIPSDSLDPLEDESATALSEHSEGGRLEVARVRDRDPDELTYLSDAGITPGTVLTVEEVAPIGMVTVQLESGSSVSLPDHIADAIQVRAPETQGEDGVSQA
- a CDS encoding TMEM165/GDT1 family protein; protein product: MSDATWLTVVAIAAGAQLAVLPGEKVQFIIAGLSTRFNPFLVVSAAGTAFAGWTALEIWFGSAITAVLPGIVLESLTAGMFLLFAILLLRSAPAADAEQQEPASGFTTDGGQLDVRVPVVDWQVPNKLGGFLPIFAMMAFGEFGDKTQLITITLAAQYSAHASAIWTGEMLAIIPVSLVNALFFHRFTHRFDLRKAHFLGAGLFLFFAADFALSVTMGFSLWETIVSAIAAQVGV